In a genomic window of Vidua chalybeata isolate OUT-0048 chromosome 30, bVidCha1 merged haplotype, whole genome shotgun sequence:
- the NAB2 gene encoding NGFI-A-binding protein 2: protein MPPCGAPLPLPSRCSGAGGGGGGGGRRGAGAAAPSAAPPPALGGGGSRGIRPRGLPRAAQPGPLLFHGPARVGGAQSGAARRRESARPGRGTPRAPAPPGPPARAGPGAPPAPPRPPGGAGGADGGGSRRRLVMALPRTLGELQLYRVLQRANLLGYYETFIQQGGDDVQQLCEAGEEEFLEIMALVGMATKPLHVRRLQKALREWASNPGLFSQPVSAVPVSSIPLFKLSEAGGRKALSNGHASPGEAAGKGGGSAGTPPARSPTEPGEKLSPSAAPPWPGRSTPESEGGGDEEPGGPPFSPGGSSGEQAVGTELEPELARTVVESVERLLQSCPRGGEAELRALMKLNKKLAKAVGHIFQLEDGDRQKEEEIRRHSAIYGRGEARRREGKQLTLHELIINEAAAQFCLRDNSLLLRRVELFSLSRQVARESTYLSSLKVARAHPEDSGAVVAKRLKQEAGEQSRPELLALPVGLEPPGAGYRASLEEDTGSLSGESLDGHLQAAGACPRLTPPPGAAPDVPLGLAPHGLWSRHILQQTLMDEGLRLARLVSHDRVGRLSPCLPGKPPGPEFEDGLAERGPPAPPDPPRGTIKVEQETSRQ from the exons ATGCCGCCGTGCGGggcgccgctcccgctcccCTCCCGCTGCTCCGGTGccggtggggggggggggggggggggaagaagggGGGCCGGTGCTGCCGCCCCCTccgctgcccccccccccgcgctcGGCGGGGGCGGCAGCCGCGGGATCCGCCCCCGGGGCCTCCCACGCGCGGCGCAGCCGGGGCCGCTGCTATTTCACGGTCCCGCCCGTGTGGGCGGCGCGCAgagcggcgcggcgcggcggagGGAgagcgcccggcccggccgcgggaCCCCCCGAGCCCCGGCACCCCCCGGACCCCCGGCTAGAGCCGGCCCCGgagccccccccgcccctccccggccgcccggcggggcgggcggagcggaCGGAGGCGGTTCCAGGCGGCG GCTCGTCATGGCCCTGCCCCGCACgctgggggagctgcagctgtaCCGGGTGCTGCAGCGAGCCAACCTGCTGGGCTACTACGAGACCTTCATCCAGCAAGGGGGGGACGACGTGCAGCAGCTCTGCGAGGCAGGCGAGGAGGAGTTCCTGGAGATCATGGCGCTGGTGGGCATGGCCACCAAGCCCCTCCACGTCCGCCGCCTCCAGAAGGCCCTGCGCGAGTGGGCCTCCAACCCGGGGCTCTTCAGCCAGCCCGTCTCGGCTGTCCCGGTCAGCAGCATCCCGCTCTTCAAGCTCTCTGAGGCCGGCGGGCGCAAGGCGCTCAGCAACGGGCACGCCAGCCCCGGCGAGGCCGCGGGCAAGGGAGGGGGCAGCGCCGGGACGCCCCCAGCCCGCAGCCCCACGGAGCCAGGGGAGAAGCTGTCACCGTCAGCGGCTCCACCGTGGCCGGGAAGGAGCACCCCCGAGTCGGAGGGTGGCGGGGACGAGGAGCCGGGGGGTCCCCCCTTCTCCCCGGGCGGGAGCAGCGGGGAGCAGGCGGTGGGCACGGAGCTGGAGCCGGAGTTGGCACGGACGGTGGTGGAGAGCGTGGAGcggctgctgcagagctgcccccgGGGCGGCGAGGCCGAGCTGCGGGCGCTGATGAAGCTCAACAAGAAGCTGGCCAAGGCTGTGGGGCACATCTTCCAGCTGGAGGATGGTGACcggcagaaggaggaggagatccGCCGGCACAGCGCGATCTACGGCCGCGGCGAGGCCCGGCGCCGCGAGGGCAAGCAGCTCACCCTGCACGAG CTCATCATCAATGAGGCGGCGGCCCAGTTCTGCCTGCGGGACAACTCGCTGCTGCTGCGGCGCGTCGAGCTCTTCTCGTTGTCACGGCAGGTGGCACGGGAGAGCACCTACCTGTCCTCGCTCAAGGTCGCCAG GGCCCATCCCGAGGACAGCGGTGCCGTCGTGGCCAAGCGGCTCAAGCAGGAG gcaggagagcagagccgccctgagctcctggcactgccggtggggctggagccccccGGGGCCGGGTACCGAGCCAGCTTGGAGGAGGACACGGGCAGCCTCTCCGGGGAGAGCCTCGACGGCCACTTGCAGG CGGCGGGGGCCTGTCCCCGGCTGACCCCTCCGCCCGGTGCGGCCCCTGACGTGCCCCTCGGCCTCGCACCCCACGGGCTCTGGAGCCGCCACATCCTCCAGCAGACGCTGATGGACGAGGGGCTGCGCCTGGCCCGGCTGGTCTCGCACGACCGCGTGGGGCggctcagcccctgcctgccGGGGAAGCCCCCGGGACCAG AGTTCGAGGACGGGCTGGCAGAACGGGGTCCTCCGGCCCCCCCAGACCCGCCTCGGGGCACCATCAAGGTGGAGCAGGAGACCAGCAGGCAGTGA
- the NEMP1 gene encoding nuclear envelope integral membrane protein 1, producing MKPAPGRRRRRLPGLPVLLFLLLLLPFLPLEAAGSKDAIIPLQEGHGAQYRESLRFCHTNTRSPRWNDVWTRTQIRVTSSRMIRVTQVDSEEELEKFSVWNVVFSFLRGKLNDTSIDVDLYSNKTCLKVELLEPGTTYSVVLFRRFDPKLFLVFFLGLLLFFCGDTMSRSQIFYYSAGISVGLLASLLVLVYMMSKVMPKKSPVYFLLVGGWSFSLYLLQLIFKNLQEICKSYWQYLLGYLLFVGFLSFAVCYRYGPLENERSINLLSWALQLLGLLLMYSGIQIHPIALGLVLIAVCTKNLDYPLQWAFAAYRRVQSSKLGPTPPRLLTEEEFQLQGEVETRKALAELRSFCQSPEFSAWTTVSRIQSPKRFADFVGGASHVTPNEVSAHEREFGLESLSIDEQLFEEDDDDDEEEENISDSSGGNQKSDSLPRNHVDVH from the exons ATGAAACCGGCtccggggcggcggcggcggcggctgccggGACTGCCcgtgctgctgttcctgctcctgctcctgcccttcctgcccctgGAAGCTGCAG GCTCCAAGGATGCGATCATCCCGCTGCAGGAGGGCCACGGGGCGCAGTACAGGGAATCCCTGCGCTTCTGCCACACCAACACGCGCAGCCCGCGCTGGAACGACGTCTGGACCAGGACACag ATCCGCGTCACCAGCAGCCGGATGATCCGCGTCACCCAGGTGGACAgcgaggaggagctggagaagttCAGCGTGTGGAACGTGGTGTTCTCCTTCCTGAGGGGCAAGCTCAACGACACCAGCATCGACGTGGACCTCTACAGCAACAAAACCTGCCTCAAGGTCGAGCTGCTGGAGCCCGGCACCACCTACTCCGTCGTCCTCTTCCGAC gttttGACCCTAAGctgttccttgtttttttcctgggcctgctgttgtttttctgtgGGGACACAATGAGCAG GAGCCAAATCTTCTACTACTCAGCTGGGATCAGTGTTGGCTTGTTGGCCTCGCTGCTTGTCCTCGTTTACATGATGTCCAAGGTCATGCCCAAG AAAAGCCCTGTGTACTTCCTGCTGGTTGGAGGTTGGTCCTTTTCCCTGTACCTGCTTCAGCTGATCTTCAAGAACCTGCAGGAGATCTGCAAGTCCTACTGGCAGTACCTGTTAG GTTACCTGCTGTTTGTGGGCTTCCTGAGCTTCGCCGTGTGCTACAGGTACGGCCCCTTGGAGAACGAGCGCAGCATCAACCTCCTGTCCTgggccctgcagctcctggggctgctgctgatgTACTCGGGCATCCAGATCCACCCCATCGCCCTGGGCCTGGTGCTCATCGCTGTCTGCACCAAGAACCTGGATTACCCCTTGCAGTGGGCCTTTGCTGCCTACCG GAGGGTGCAGAGTTCCAAGCTGGGCCCAACACCCCCTCGGCTGCTGACAGAGGAGGAATTTCAGCTCCAGGGCGAGGTGGAGACCCGCaaggccctggcagagctgaggagctTCTGCCAGAGCCCCGAATTCTCTGCCTGGACCACGGTGTCCCGCATCCAGTCTCCCAAAAG GTTTGCTGACTTTGTGGGTGGTGCTTCCCACGTCACCCCCAACGAGGTGTCAGCCCACGAGCGGGAATTCGGCCTGGAAAGTCTCTCCATTGACGAGCAGCTCTTtgaggaggatgatgatgatgatgaagaggaggaaaacatcAGTGACTCCTCTGGTGGGAATCAAAAGAGTGATTCCCTGCCCCGCAACCATGTGGATGTCCATTGA